The Pseudomonadota bacterium region AAAAAAGATTTTCCATTGATTTTTGAACAGCTTCTTGTAATTTATTTATATTTTTATAATCTTCCAAATTTGTAAAATATCCAATTTTTGAAATATAAATAGCTTGGGGTTGATAAAACCTATTAAATTTTCCAATCATTTTTTCAACTTTACCATATCCATAAAAAAAAGAGGTATCTACATATTGTCCACCATTTGAAAAGAATAATTCTAAAATTTCAAAAACTTCTTTTTCTTTAATCTGAGTAAAGGGTCTTGTTCCCAATACGAGCCTATTAATTACTGACATTTTCATTCATAAATGTTTTTAATCTTTCAGCAGCAGAAGATAATATTTCTTTTTCAGCTCCAAGAAAAAATCTTACATGATTATTTCCGCAAGATCCTGCTACATAACCAGGAACGCACAAAAGATGATATTTATTAATTAGGACATCAGCAGGATTATTTTCATGAGTTTTTAATTGAGGAAATAGATAAACTCCTCCTTCTGGACGCCAACAGGTTATATTAGGAATATCTTTAATTAAATTAAAGAAAAAATCCATTTTATCTTGATAAAGTTTTTTGACATCTAAAAGATAATCAACGTAAGATCCATCCTCTAAAAGAGAAATTGCTATGCATTGAGAAGGGCTTGAAGAAAACATATAAGTGTAAAGCCCAAACCTTTTAAGCAGGGTAATAATCTTCTTAGGAGCAGTAATATATCCTAACCTTATACCTGTTAAAGCAAAACTTTTTGAAAATGAAAAAAGCGTTATAGCTTGATCATATAACGAACGAATTGATATATGTTGGTTGTTATCATATACAAATGTCTCATATTCCTCATCAACTATCAACCATAAGTTATGCTTTTCGCAAATATCAATGAGTTCTTTAATTTCTGAAATACTT contains the following coding sequences:
- a CDS encoding pyridoxal phosphate-dependent aminotransferase is translated as MKNLSSVVENLGDSAVSTIISKAAAAGWKDTLHLAGGEPNFPLFPGLIEKLVNFNKNMITKYSPFLGYENLLNLIQLKLKLLNRIDTPLEEIIVVPGGSSALFSSLSVVLNQGEEVLISNPCWEHYEKIIKLAGGISKSFNLKYLNNRYEIDFQHLKHNITDKTKVILLNTPLNPLGSVLSISEIKELIDICEKHNLWLIVDEEYETFVYDNNQHISIRSLYDQAITLFSFSKSFALTGIRLGYITAPKKIITLLKRFGLYTYMFSSSPSQCIAISLLEDGSYVDYLLDVKKLYQDKMDFFFNLIKDIPNITCWRPEGGVYLFPQLKTHENNPADVLINKYHLLCVPGYVAGSCGNNHVRFFLGAEKEILSSAAERLKTFMNENVSN